The nucleotide window AATCATTCTTGTAGTCCCAGTACAATACAGCAATTGTTTTATCTCCTTCTATGTACAGTTTGTCACTATTTGCTCTAATGTTGTGACTTTCTATTTTTGGAATTAGTGAAATGTGAGCAcgaatatcatatttaatttccTCTGCCACCTGCCCTTTATTGTTGTGTTTTCCTCTACAGTCGTCCCCAAGAAACCCACCTGTACTTTTACTAATAACTGTATGAATACATCTATTTGTAATTCCTAAagtgactacaaaaaaaaaatttacatactcaaagtttcttttcattattattgacaAAGTAAAATGCTTTATTAGGTTTACGAAGGTTACATTTAGCATTATCTGGTATTACTGACCTATACTTAGGACAAATATcagttaagatatttaaaataaagtgtctttgtttatttatatttgctagGGCCCAGTACTTATTAAATAAAGACTGTCTCTCTTCGACAGAAAACTTATTGCTACAatctaatttacattttatattacaaggAGGACTTATTTCTCACCCTGGAATGGTTATTCCTTTCTTTAATGTTTGATAGGACTTTCCACTATTTTGTATAAGAGTTTTGACCGATCTCGTTTCCAGTACGCAGGATATGCTTGCttctttctagattttttttactatttcctcATTGCTGGAGGCTATGGTTGAAGAGGTACCGggtttattattgttacaatttgtacgtttttgttttttgggaattTCACTTGCTGTAGAACCAGAAGAACTTGTGAGATCAGCATCCGCATCTGTGTCATCAGCAGGCTCCGAGCTTGATGAGCTTGATGCAATTTCAGCAGATGATGAAGATGCATTGTTAAGAATAAAGACATCATCTCTTTCACTGACTGTAACCAAAAAGTAAACGATTAGGCCTATATGACTTCTAGAGCAAGTTTCTAGATTTACTGTAATCAGTCTatttttcactaataataaaatgtggGACTTACCCTTACTCATTTCCAAGCTATTTCCCAAAATCAGCATTCTACGAGGGCTCTCATCCTTAGTTTTTTCAATTCCAGAGGTATCAGCATTCATACTTTGTGAAGAAGATTCATCTTCGTAGTACCTCGATCAGTCCTAAAAAGAAATCACAAAATCGTGTAATTTATGcctagtataatatttatttgcaaggaaaggtcattatttaaaatttgtggtagcaccaaaaaattttaattcaaaattacttttccaAAAATTTGTAGTACCATACAAATGTACAGTCCATATTTTGTATTCATGAAAAGTGGttcatcaataatttataaaataaaatcataaaacaattataatagcaacatgatttctaaaaatatttgtaaatatacttaCGTGATTCCCAGCTTTGACAACACATAATCACCCTGGCTGTATTTCCCAGTCATGGCACAAATTATAATGGTCACAGACAACTAGGTtaacaaaaaaacacagttttcaaaaaattataaagtggcacaaatttaaaacatgtgttataaaagaattatatttaaacagcAAAAACAACACAATTTAGTAATATGTCGTTTAAAGATTAATAACACACAAGTTTTAAGCAGTAACAGTGGTACGACTAGACTTATGTCTAGACAGTCGGCAAAATGACACTATCACATAACATCAATAGACTAACTAAAACATGTGTCAGTACTGATGCATGATGAAGTCCACTTTAGGCAAAATGCAATAATGACACAAATGACATCCCTCAGGAGTTTTAGTAACTACACTTATGCCAGTACTGCAGCTAGATAGAGCCCCACATTTAGTGACTGTTAGATGACCTAACTCAATTTTCGAATCTTTTGAGTTGTTCCACTATTGCAGCCAATGAGCGAAAtacttacatatgtatataaaattagtaaaaactctTCAGAGCACTTTCATAAGCAGAGCAAATAAAACACAATCAAACACAATATTTACACACAAATACTTGATTACAGACAGAAACTTAATAACTGACAGAGAAAACCCGTTTAAATAAGACATTAACTTGATATAACAATACAAGTTTGCATATCTGTATCATCCAATCTGGAGATGGTTCATTCTTGAATATACTATGGTAGAAGATAGATGTCATATAATCTTAACAAAGATATAACAAAAGTACATGATGtgcaatttatgaaaaaatgcttATGGAATGATTCTGTTAAAGCTTTGTGTTTTTGGTAAGTATtcttgttttttacttaaaaaatgtttttttactaaaaaattagactgaataaaaaatggttatattATTTTGGACTTAATCTACTTTGAATTGCTTAACTAGAGCaaataatctgaaaaagaaaaaatttaaatattgttgctGGAAGCACATAGTCGCAAAGAAGTGTGAATAGGTGTCTGTGTTCTACACAGAAAAGtctgtttcatttttatacatatgcTGTCCTGGTTTTGCAGTCATATCTACTTAAACTGAAGAAACTCCTAAAATTAGAGAAAGTTAGTACCTATTGACCTCACTGATTAATCAGAAGAATACAAATATTAACtaatagaacaaaatatttaggtgtgattattgttatttttattcactgatattctaaagaattatgaatataacaattatattgaCTATCACAGATAATAGAAATGTTAGTAGTACAAATGTAACATGTAATTTAGCTAAagtattactaataaaaagtttGATTGTTGAAAGAAAAATGCTACCATGTGAAATCATGAAGTGATCAGTGACTTATTCCAAGTTTATAAGTAATGGGAAGTAAGTTTCCATTACTACAACTTTCTATATACAGtagacaaatatttataaaatacacaaaattatatgATGTACCACAAATACTGGTAAAAAACATATTAGAAGCAAACTTCATTTTAAAGAGAAACAAAGCACTAAAAATATAATGtgaaataaaagttagaaattgAATTTACTCTTAGATGTTTATGCAGCAATAACAATCCCTTATAATGGAAGGGtgtagaaagaaagaaagagaaaacttAAGAAGTCTAAGTATTCTTTGGAATGGATAATTAAAGACATGATATAGATAACAATAGACACAAATTCAACTAGTAGTCTTTGCAAGTAACCTCTGCAGTCTTCAGCACTGTTTATCATTTGAAGGATGATGGGTATATGAAAGCAAgactaattttaatactattatttctgaaaaaatcaGAAAGTAAACATACTGGCAGGTAATTGAAAAGTAAAtggaattttctataaatttaaaaaaaaattgttatgttatttGTTGCAACTTGGCTattgattgtatttaaaaataatatttccttgtGCAAtgcaatatttctcttttttatgccAAATGTATACTTTACTAACAAACATTAAAACTTACAtgattatattgtatataacacaatttttttcttgaatgaatGTCATAAACTTTATGCGtaaacacttgaatttaaaaaaaaactgaattaagaggcaaatactaatttttacatttttatataacaaattacaaaGCCAGCTCCAAGtagtataacagaaaaaaagctacataataacaatatgatagtattttgtttttatgaaagtaCAAGCAACTTCATTCAAATTGAGTGAAAAAATATGATTGCAAAGTTAATGAAAACCAAGTAATAAGCAggtaaaaaaattcatagaattcTAATATTTACTTAGGGAGGAAATATTAATCCCTGTACCTATAAAAAAGGAAGGAACATTTTTCCCTCATAGGACTCACAGCTTTTGAGAGTTTGGAGTTAGCACCCCCAGGAACCCTAGTTGGTTGTAATCTGTCTTCTTACTATGAAGTTCACTGAATACCTGTGCTACATACACAACATTTTATAGTATACAGCATAAACATTCTCACGACACAATACAAAGACATTACAGTTGTGTTTTGAACTGCAATCATATCGTAAAATTGTACTTTACGTGGATATATGGCTTTATGTAGtgatttttgaataaattctCTGGAGACCAGGCTGAACCTATTTGCATAGTGACAGGTTGCTGATATAAATCCTTTCTCAAGTATGCAAGCACCCTGCTGAAGCGCTCCTTTATTTTGCTGGTACTCAAAGGACATAgattttgaattcatatttttcattttttgtggcTGTTGGTGG belongs to Lycorma delicatula isolate Av1 chromosome 1, ASM4794821v1, whole genome shotgun sequence and includes:
- the LOC142326614 gene encoding uncharacterized protein LOC142326614 isoform X2 translates to MNADTSGIEKTKDESPRRMLILGNSLEMSKVSERDDVFILNNASSSSAEIASSSSSSEPADDTDADADLTSSSGSTASEIPKKQKRTNCNNNKPGTSSTIASSNEEIVKKI